A DNA window from Siniperca chuatsi isolate FFG_IHB_CAS linkage group LG6, ASM2008510v1, whole genome shotgun sequence contains the following coding sequences:
- the mmachc gene encoding cyanocobalamin reductase / alkylcobalamin dealkylase: MAASTVNVEGITGLLEDCLSKLGFEVYPLKVGWYNSVLLPSLRLAYPDDSLAVVVLSTPAMFEQAFLPFMEERGCQGLSDPIDQCVKHCVSSAVSQCFPGQKVDVRYDYELLPSRKPKFLAQTAAHVSGAAFYYQQSDVRDQPWAEKKMFGVCVHPKFGGWFAIRALLVFGGVTVGSEMVQPVPPDSVPSREGRIQLLEAFNFHWQNWTYRDIVRPVQTYSQKQKDYFSTPPAQRFALLKTWGLLPRENDQPDPTSDTQSQVHGHG; the protein is encoded by the exons ATGGCGGCTTCCACAGTCAATGTGGAAGGTATAACAGGACTGCTAGAGGATTGTTTATCTAAACTTGGATTTGAAGTCTACCCTCTAAAG GTTGGTTGGTATAACTCTGTGCTGCTTCCCTCCCTGCGCCTGGCTTACCCAGATGACAGCCTGGCCGTGGTGGTGCTCAGCACTCCTGCCATGTTTGAACAAGCCTTCCTGCCCTTCATGGAGGAGAGGGGCTGCCAGGGGCTGTCTGACCCCATAGACCAGTGTGTCAAACACTGtgtctcctctgctgtctcCCAG TGTTTCCCAGGACAGAAGGTGGATGTGAGATATGACTACGAGCTGCTGCCCAGCAGGAAGCCAAAGTTCTTGGCGCAGACTGCGGCTCACGTGTCTGGAGCAGCTTTCTACTACCAACAGTCTGATGTCAGAGACCAACCCTGGGCTGAGAAG AAGATGTTcggagtgtgtgtgcatccaaagTTTGGGGGCTGGTTTGCCATCCGAGCCCTGCTGGTGTTTGGAGGTGTGACGGTGGGCTCTGAGATGGTGCAGCCTGTTCCTCCTGATTCTGTGCCTTCCAGAGAGGGCAGGATACAGCTGCTGGAGGCTTTCAACTTTCACTGGCAG AACTGGACCTACAGAGACATCGTTCGTCCAGTCCAGACCTACTCTCAGAAACAGAAGGATTACTTTTCCACTCCTCCTGCTCAGCGGTTTGCGCTGCTTAAGACTTGGGGCCTGCTGCCGAGGGAAAATGACCAACCTGATCCGACCTCAGACACACAGAGCCAGGTGCACGGACATGGCTGA